One genomic window of Nicotiana sylvestris chromosome 10, ASM39365v2, whole genome shotgun sequence includes the following:
- the LOC138880379 gene encoding uncharacterized protein yields the protein MEEYGDTSNMWTATGKCIREAAKEVVELRRIVDISENQFEFMPKSSTTKAIHLVRRLMGQYRERKRDLHIVFIDLENDYNKVLKEVLQRYLKARGVHVDYTKVIKDIYDRAKTRVRTLCTKLEHFPSYDGVASRINL from the exons ATGGAGGAGTatggggacacgagtaatatgtGGACTGCGACTGGAAAATGTATTAGGGAGGCTGCTAAAGAG GTAGTGGAGTTGAGGAGGATCGTGGATATTTCTGAAAACCAGTTCGAATTTATGCCAAAAAGTTCAACTACGAAAGCTATTCATCTTGTTAGGAGGTTGATGGGACAGTATAGGGAGAGGAAGAGGGATTTACATATAGTGTTCATCGACTTAGAGAATGATTATAATAAAGTGCTAAAGGAGGTTCTACAGAGATATTTGAAGGCTAGAGGTGTTCATGTTGATTACACTAAGGTTATTAAGGACATTTATGATAGAGCTAAGACTCGAGTAAGGACCCTGTGCACGAAATTGGAACACTTCCCCAGTTATGATGGGGTTGCATCACGAATCAATCTTTAG